A single genomic interval of Plectropomus leopardus isolate mb unplaced genomic scaffold, YSFRI_Pleo_2.0 unplaced_scaffold11565, whole genome shotgun sequence harbors:
- the LOC121963522 gene encoding synaptotagmin-10-like — protein sequence MPFPLFNRHNSFRRHLPRQMNVTSVDFSMDTVPLRQSSTVSIGRIKPELYKQKSVDSEDEAKEPVETCGKLSFSLRYDYEEQALVVRILKALDLPAKDFTGTSDPYVKIYLLPERKKKFQTRVHRKNLNPMFDETFCFPVVYDEICNRKLHFSVYDFDRFTSHDMIGEVVVDNLFELSDLSREAVVWKDIHAATT from the coding sequence ATGCCCTTTCCCCTTTTCAACAGGCACAATTCATTCCGGCGCCACCTGCCTCGTCAGATGAATGTCACCAGCGTTGACTTCAGCATGGACACAGTGCCTCTCCGCCAGTCTTCTACCGTGAGCATCGGAAGAATAAAGCCCGAACTCTACAAGCAGAAATCTGTGGACTCGGAGGACGAGGCCAAAGAGCCCGTGGAGACTTGCGGAAAGCTCAGCTTCTCGCTGCGTTACGACTATGAGGAGCAAGCTTTGGTGGTGAGAATCCTCAAGGCCTTGGACCTGCCTGCCAAAGACTTCACGGGCACCTCCGACCCGTACGTGAAGATCTACCTGCTACCGGAAAGGAAGAAGAAGTTCCAAACGCGCGTCCACCGCAAGAATCTGAACCCCATGTTTGACGAGACCTTCTGTTTCCCCGTAGTGTACGATGAGATTTGCAACCGCAAGCTGCACTTCAGCGTCTACGACTTTGACCGCTTCACCAGCCACGACATGATTGGCGAGGTGGTGGTGGACAACCTCTTTGAACTCTCTGATCTTTCCAGGGAGGCAGTGGTGTGGAAGGATATTCATGCAGCGACTACA